In Carya illinoinensis cultivar Pawnee chromosome 7, C.illinoinensisPawnee_v1, whole genome shotgun sequence, the following are encoded in one genomic region:
- the LOC122314741 gene encoding uncharacterized methyltransferase At1g78140, chloroplastic isoform X1, with protein sequence MATLIMSNPSLAFLPSRLRNSRHCFFEPRGARIFDKLVSAVKARAASSSTAFVETKPPTDPILVEKEASTRENILACPICYELLTSIGNPGISLEFATGSNLQCRTCKKSYSGNGTHLDLTVASGAKDYGEPMPASTELFRFPLVSFLYERGWRQSFSVWGGFPGPEKEFELMKDFLKPVLGGNIVDASCGSGLFSRLFAKSGLFSLVVALDYSENMLQQCYEFVKQEENFPKGSLSLVRADISRLPFVSSSVDAVHAGAALHCWPSPSAAVAEISRVLRPGGVFVATTYILDGPYAFIPLLRTLRQNIREISGSCIFVSERELADLCRACGLVGFTCIRNGPFVMISASKPS encoded by the exons ATGGCGACACTTATCATGAGCAACCCATCGTTGGCGTTCCTCCCGAGTCGACTCCGCAACTCGAGGCATTGTTTCTTCGAACCCCGCGGTGCACGAATCTTTGATAAGCTCGTTTCCGCGGTAAAAGCTCGAGCTGCTTCTTCGTCAACCGCCTTTGTCGAAACCAAGCCTCCAACT GATCCTATTTTGGTTGAAAAGGAGGCTAGTACCAGAGAGAATATTTTAGCTTGTCCCATATGCTATGAATTGTTAACGTCTATTGGTAATCCAGGCATATCTTT AGAGTTTGCCACGGGGTCTAATTTGCAATGTAGAACGTGTAAGAAGTCTTACTCTGGCAACGGAACACATCTTGACCTGACGGTGGCTAGTGGGGCCAAGGACTATGGTGAACCAATGCCGGCTTCCACGGAGCTTTTCAG GTTTCCTTTGGTATCATTTCTATATGAGAGAGGGTGGCGTCAAAGCTTTTCCGTCTGGGGTGGTTTTCCAGGCCCAGAGAAAGAG TTCGAATTGATGAAGGATTTCTTGAAGCCAGTTTTAGGTGGAAATATTGTTGATGCTAGTTGTGGGAGTGGGTTATTTTCAAGACTATTTGCCAAGAGTGGATTGTTTTCTCTTGTTGTTGCTTTAGACTACTCAGAGAACATGTTGCAGCAATGCTATGAATTTGTTAAGCAGGAGGAAAACTTTCCAAAAGG GAGCTTAAGCTTGGTCAGAGCTGATATCTCTAGGCTTCCTTTTGTTTCTAGTTCTGTTGATGCTGTGCATGCTGGTGCTGCTCTACACTGTTGGCCTTCACCATCAGCAGCT GTAGCTGAAATAAGTCGAGTTCTGCGACCTGGAGGAGTGTTTGTTGCTACCACCTACATACTTGATGGGCCTTATGCTTTTATTCCACTTCTGAGGACCCTACGCCAG AATATAAGGGAAATATCAGGCAGCTGCATCTTCGTATCTGAACGAGAACTAGCAGATCTGTGCAGAGCATGTGGTCTGGTTGGGTTTACATGTATAAGGAATGGACCTTTTGTGATGATCTCTGCTTCAAAACCCAGCTAA
- the LOC122314741 gene encoding uncharacterized methyltransferase At1g78140, chloroplastic isoform X2, which produces MATLIMSNPSLAFLPSRLRNSRHCFFEPRGARIFDKLVSAVKARAASSSTAFVETKPPTDPILVEKEASTRENILACPICYELLTSIGNPGISLEFATGSNLQCRTCKKSYSGNGTHLDLTVASGAKDYGEPMPASTELFRFPLVSFLYERGWRQSFSVWGGFPGPEKEFELMKDFLKPVLGGNIVDASCGSGLFSRLFAKSGLFSLVVALDYSENMLQQCYEFVKQEENFPKGSVDAVHAGAALHCWPSPSAAVAEISRVLRPGGVFVATTYILDGPYAFIPLLRTLRQNIREISGSCIFVSERELADLCRACGLVGFTCIRNGPFVMISASKPS; this is translated from the exons ATGGCGACACTTATCATGAGCAACCCATCGTTGGCGTTCCTCCCGAGTCGACTCCGCAACTCGAGGCATTGTTTCTTCGAACCCCGCGGTGCACGAATCTTTGATAAGCTCGTTTCCGCGGTAAAAGCTCGAGCTGCTTCTTCGTCAACCGCCTTTGTCGAAACCAAGCCTCCAACT GATCCTATTTTGGTTGAAAAGGAGGCTAGTACCAGAGAGAATATTTTAGCTTGTCCCATATGCTATGAATTGTTAACGTCTATTGGTAATCCAGGCATATCTTT AGAGTTTGCCACGGGGTCTAATTTGCAATGTAGAACGTGTAAGAAGTCTTACTCTGGCAACGGAACACATCTTGACCTGACGGTGGCTAGTGGGGCCAAGGACTATGGTGAACCAATGCCGGCTTCCACGGAGCTTTTCAG GTTTCCTTTGGTATCATTTCTATATGAGAGAGGGTGGCGTCAAAGCTTTTCCGTCTGGGGTGGTTTTCCAGGCCCAGAGAAAGAG TTCGAATTGATGAAGGATTTCTTGAAGCCAGTTTTAGGTGGAAATATTGTTGATGCTAGTTGTGGGAGTGGGTTATTTTCAAGACTATTTGCCAAGAGTGGATTGTTTTCTCTTGTTGTTGCTTTAGACTACTCAGAGAACATGTTGCAGCAATGCTATGAATTTGTTAAGCAGGAGGAAAACTTTCCAAAAGG TTCTGTTGATGCTGTGCATGCTGGTGCTGCTCTACACTGTTGGCCTTCACCATCAGCAGCT GTAGCTGAAATAAGTCGAGTTCTGCGACCTGGAGGAGTGTTTGTTGCTACCACCTACATACTTGATGGGCCTTATGCTTTTATTCCACTTCTGAGGACCCTACGCCAG AATATAAGGGAAATATCAGGCAGCTGCATCTTCGTATCTGAACGAGAACTAGCAGATCTGTGCAGAGCATGTGGTCTGGTTGGGTTTACATGTATAAGGAATGGACCTTTTGTGATGATCTCTGCTTCAAAACCCAGCTAA
- the LOC122316848 gene encoding probable hexose phosphate transport protein: MKAEMWTLILVNLAGIMERADESLLPGVYIEVGAALHTDPTGLGSLTLFRSIVQASCYPVAAYLATRHNRAHVIALGAFLWAAATFLVAFSSTFSQVAISRGLNGIGLALVAPAIQSLVADSTNDSNRGMAFGWLQLTGNLGSIIGGLFSVLIAPITFMGIPGWRISFHLVGIISVIVGVLVALFAHDPHFSESFTEARDPVPSKSFFSKVKDLIQEARSVINIPSFQIIVAQGVTGSFPWSALSFSAMWLELTGFSHEKTAFLIALFVIASSLGGLFGGGMGDVLSTRLPNSGRIILAQISSASAIPLTAILLLGLPNDPSTGVVHGFLLFIVGFFISWNAPATNNPIFAEIVPEKSRTSVYALDRSFESILSSFAPPVVGILAQHVFGYKPVATGSSKSDEIATDRRNAASLAKALYTAIGIPMALCCLIYSFLYRTYPRDRERAKMEALIESEMQQIELDNSPTGGIFSQVQVFESREPYDQERIIIDVDYEEENGFDLDDDDKTLLHHQLTFSNIAK, translated from the exons atgaAGGCGGAGATGTGGACTCTGATTCTTGTGAATCTGGCGGGGATCATGGAGAGGGCCGACGAGTCTTTGCTGCCGGGTGTTTACATAGAGGTGGGTGCGGCTTTGCACACCGATCCCACGGGTCTCGGCTCCCTCACTCTTTTTAGGTCCATTGTACAGGCCTCTTGCTACCCAGTAGCCGCCTACCTGGCTACCCGCCACAATCGTGCCCACGTCATTGCCCTCGGTGCCTTCCTCTGGGCCGCCGCTACTTTCCTCGTCGCCTTTTCCTCCACTTTCTCTCAG GTGGCCATATCCAGAGGTTTGAATGGGATTGGCCTGGCACTAGTTGCACCTGCAATCCAGTCCCTTGTGGCTGACTCAACTAATGATAGCAACCGTGGTATGGCCTTTGGATGGCTTCAACTAACAGGCAACCTTGGTTCAATTATTGGTGGACTCTTTTCAGTATTGATAGCTCCGATAACCTTCATGGGAATCCCTGGTTGGAGAATTTCCTTTCACCTAGTTGGGATAATCAGTGTCATAGTAGGTGTTTTGGTCGCTCTTTTTGCTCATGATCCACACTTTTCAGAGAGTTTTACAGAAGCTAGAGATCCAGTTCCAAgtaaatcttttttttcaaaagtgaagGACCTGATTCAGGAAGCAAGGTCAGTTATCAATATTCCATCTTTCCAGATTATTGTGGCACAAGGTGTCACTGGTTCATTCCCTTGGTCAGCTTTATCATTTTCAGCCATGTGGTTAGAGCTTACTGGCTTCTCCCATGAGAAAACTGCATTCCTCATTGCCCTGTTTGTGATTGCAAGTTCCCTTGGAGGCTTATTTGGTGGTGGTATGGGAGATGTCCTTTCTACTCGCCTTCCAAATTCTGGAAGGATAATTCTAGCACAAATAAGTTCGGCATCAGCTATTCCTCTAACAGCAATTCTTCTACTGGGTTTACCCAATGATCCGTCAACAGGAGTAGTCCATGGTTTCCTCTTGTTCATTGTAGGCTTCTTCATATCCTGGAATGCTCCAGCTACCAACAA TCCAATTTTTGCAGAGATAGTTCCTGAGAAATCCCGAACAAGTGTCTATGCTCTGGACCGATCTTTTGAGTCCATACTATCGTCATTTGCTCCTCCTGTAGTTGGGATATTGGCTCAGCATGTTTTTGGCTATAAGCCAGTTGCCACAGGATCCAGCAAATCCGACGAGATTGCCACAGATAGAAGGAATGCTGCATCATTGGCCAAGGCACTGTACACAGCAATAGGAATTCCAATGGCGTTGTGTTGTCTTATCTATTCATTTCTCTATCGTACCTACCCAAGAGACCGGGAACGTGCCAAGATGGAAGCTCTGATAGAATCAGAGATGCAGCAAATAGAATTGGATAATTCGCCTACGGGGGGAATATTTTCTCAAGTTCAGGTCTTTGAGTCAAGAGAACCATACGATCAGGAAAGAATTATTATTGACGTGGATTACGAAGAGGAGAATGGCTTTGATCTTGATGACGACGACAAAACATTGCTTCACCACCAGTTGACATTCTCCAATATAGCTAAATAG
- the LOC122314797 gene encoding uncharacterized protein LOC122314797, whose amino-acid sequence MDSGSSGSMQSSSGGDDQEYDSRAGSAPVFMNPPSHYGSMSNLQPLIFSPHQNHQSNLLDLSSNYTHAFSQSQANSHPNSMLHNIDAVQSRGPRSEANCTGLGNVPPSSSSSSQSILAARGLDRGSSPSSMQIRPVHDNGARATAQPNVVRNSKKRTRATRRAPTTVLSTDTSNFRAMVQEFTGIPSPPFSGSSVPYFRRFDLFGNSSALRPGNLEPAGVLHPLRPSAQKVHSSPFVSSSPSSSAFNNTMGDIATNTNTLNNLYPQVPSNLGFPRQTRNMLNVQNPILTFQSLPQPSVHPSFNVSGFGAPPPGSVGIPSLEELGMSHGHVNVNLSGLPNHEAGSNDGNEDRHFRSLDGNYGSNSARVGGCKLNYSTSSSSDFNHEKALGNVSTRGSTEGTFDSWICPSD is encoded by the coding sequence ATGGATTCTGGTAGTAGTGGAAGTATGCAATCTTCTAGTGGTGGTGATGATCAAGAGTATGATTCACGGGCAGGGTCAGCCCCGGTCTTCATGAATCCTCCAAGTCACTATGGTTCTATGTCAAATCTACAGCCTTTGATTTTTTCTCCCCACCAAAACCACCAATCCAATTTGTTGGATCTTTCATCTAATTATACCCATGCTTTCTCTCAATCTCAAGCAAACTCCCATCCCAATTCTATGCTACATAATATTGATGCGGTTCAATCTAGAGGCCCCAGATCTGAAGCCAATTGCACTGGCCTTGGAAACGTACCaccctcatcatcatcatcaagccaATCCATCTTAGCGGCTCGTGGACTTGACCGGGGTTCAAGTCCATCATCGATGCAAATACGACCTGTTCATGACAATGGCGCACGAGCTACAGCACAACCCAACGTAGTCCGCAACTCCAAGAAGCGAACTAGAGCTACAAGGAGAGCACCCACCACTGTTCTCTCCACCGACACCTCGAATTTCAGGGCAATGGTGCAAGAATTCACTGGGATTCCCTCACCACCCTTTTCAGGTTCATCAGTACCCTACTTTCGCCGGTTTGATCTCTTCGGCAATAGCTCGGCCTTGCGGCCTGGTAATTTGGAACCGGCTGGAGTTCTTCACCCTTTACGTCCTTCTGCCCAAAAGGTCCACTCATCACCATTTGtgtcttcttctccttcttcttcagcGTTCAACAATACCATGGGCGATATTGCTACCAACACCAATaccttaaataatttatacCCGCAAGTCCCGTCCAATCTAGGCTTTCCAAGACAGACTCGAAATATGCTGAATGTGCAAAACCCAATTCTCACATTCCAGTCTCTCCCCCAGCCATCTGTTCACCCTTCATTCAATGTGTCAGGATTTGGTGCACCCCCTCCAGGAAGTGTAGGAATACCATCCCTTGAGGAGTTGGGTATGAGCCATGGACATGTCAATGTAAACCTTAGTGGGCTCCCAAATCATGAAGCTGGATCGAACGATGGGAACGAAGATCGTCATTTTAGGTCTTTGGATGGGAATTATGGAAGTAATTCGGCGCGTGTTGGTGGCTGTAAGTTGAACtactcaacatcttcatcatcggATTTCAACCATGAGAAAGCTTTAGGGAATGTGTCTACGAGGGGGAGTACTGAAGGTACATTTGATTCGTGGATTTGTCCGTCAGATTAA